A window of the Isosphaera pallida ATCC 43644 genome harbors these coding sequences:
- a CDS encoding ThuA domain-containing protein: MTTLCAALVSLSLGIPIAPLTSPQPPEPVKLLIITGDHGHDWKTTTRVFEEFLPETGRIQVDITTKPADDLTPENLARYDVLLLNYKDTANGAPETRWTDANKNAFLDAIRGGKGLVVFHHASSAFTKPNWEEFEKAIAGGWRAQGFHGPKHVFTVKKTAVSHPISDGMPSEFVHKLDELYQNSMIPPGATVLATAYSDPKLPRGTGKDEPIIWVATYGSGRVYQNVLGHDEEAMSSPEFREWMRRGVEWAATGKVTASPTQ; encoded by the coding sequence ATGACAACCCTTTGCGCCGCTTTGGTCTCGCTGAGCCTGGGAATTCCCATTGCCCCCCTCACGTCTCCTCAACCGCCCGAGCCGGTCAAACTCCTCATCATCACCGGCGACCACGGCCACGACTGGAAAACCACCACCCGTGTGTTCGAGGAGTTCCTGCCCGAGACCGGGCGCATTCAGGTTGACATCACCACCAAGCCCGCCGACGACCTCACCCCGGAAAACCTGGCGCGGTACGACGTGCTGTTGCTCAATTACAAGGACACCGCCAACGGCGCGCCGGAAACTCGATGGACCGACGCCAACAAGAACGCATTCCTCGACGCCATCCGGGGCGGCAAGGGTCTGGTCGTGTTCCATCACGCCTCCTCGGCGTTCACCAAGCCCAACTGGGAGGAGTTCGAGAAGGCGATCGCCGGCGGCTGGCGCGCCCAAGGTTTTCATGGTCCCAAGCATGTGTTCACGGTCAAGAAAACCGCTGTCTCCCATCCCATCTCCGACGGGATGCCCTCCGAGTTCGTCCACAAGCTCGACGAACTTTACCAGAATTCCATGATCCCTCCAGGAGCCACCGTGCTGGCCACCGCCTACTCCGACCCCAAGCTGCCTCGGGGCACCGGCAAGGACGAACCCATCATCTGGGTCGCCACCTACGGATCAGGACGAGTTTATCAAAACGTGCTGGGCCATGACGAAGAGGCGATGAGCTCGCCGGAGTTCCGCGAATGGATGCGCCGGGGCGTCGAATGGGCCGCCACTGGCAAGGTCACCGCCTCTCCAACACAGTGA
- a CDS encoding glycosyl hydrolase produces MSVSTCWIESAAKGRHGGPVRAGMWSAVVVGTYPSDTAVEVWLALQVGERDFGCLPGFRLQIKPPNQLWHVPIPPMGVEQRLRYRAFARLKDGHVISSDPLDAVVRANLPERGETDELTLPGGTALVGNRQMTARVDARGVTTDVYYPTVGLHSNVRPAEGDQPRSRTNFQAILGGLALGQRIDWFHERTRWNATQRYRDESNVLETTLHWRGGAIRVEQTDFVAVSGTCPTNQGGGEAPGQYFKRFRIINSGHTDREALFGVAVSAVINGGFGDVSLLWRDEDRVLIAANRGHGHANVKLGRLATLEFALALDDRGEIRYEPTGPFSGMLLRHLTLPAQGEAVVDLLVSGAFTGWLNDTHTYDFWIRPALEWFRSTDHDQLEARADEAWRTFAQGLPRLDLGRPDREAIFRRAALIAALHGDAHHGGFAAGYDRGLNAYCVPRQVAMTADLFSRLGQFDLALSAFDWLARVVQDQPTHRYWFGKYTIDGVPEWETPAIDQTAIIPWVLERHLKRAGDASLVQRFWPIIQRAAEVCMGDAGHPAIRWLDDLRLVRSAGLWDRRYGAFLHSNCAIVAGLRASARMARMLGHTQLATAWEERADLIWRQGILGESDATESLHCGQSHTDPTPAQVGSNHDTTVTSPASPPALLDKSSSPPRPGLVDPITGRFLDARRFSKVHHFWPDDPELLIDASPTISINLLSAHLPFGLLPPDDPRVVRSAEAILNFNRLPDDQLALVRWSHDPARSADSALELGLIPEPELSALATLWMARYLLQRGRETGRVEDLRAGLDFLDALLSRLDDLGTRLRVSARPRSETERMEQGLLMFYVWLLDLHLDLAGLEIDLLNRVVQLRPILLPDWPRIGLERDLPDGSIGYKLEQSQDSQGHQFHLTVTSRLADSLRLEVAVVCPHSGQFDRTSWLVRGDPSPIPIASLPRFDSTRRHLEFETVLPAGCWQGRWSWRCLPVSTSSWVTAVTSPPAADPAPHTPRFAQETKSNPARL; encoded by the coding sequence TTGAGCGTGTCCACGTGTTGGATCGAGTCGGCAGCCAAGGGTCGGCATGGGGGTCCGGTTCGGGCCGGCATGTGGTCGGCGGTCGTGGTGGGCACTTATCCCAGCGACACGGCGGTGGAGGTCTGGCTGGCGTTGCAGGTGGGGGAACGGGACTTCGGATGCCTACCGGGGTTCCGGCTTCAAATTAAGCCGCCGAACCAGTTGTGGCATGTGCCGATTCCGCCCATGGGGGTGGAGCAGCGGTTGCGCTACCGCGCCTTTGCGCGGTTGAAGGACGGCCACGTCATTTCTAGCGACCCGTTGGATGCAGTGGTGCGAGCCAACTTGCCGGAACGCGGCGAAACTGACGAATTGACCCTGCCCGGCGGTACCGCTCTGGTGGGCAACCGCCAAATGACAGCGCGAGTGGACGCTCGGGGCGTTACCACCGACGTGTACTACCCCACGGTGGGTCTGCACTCCAACGTTCGCCCTGCCGAAGGAGACCAACCGCGCAGCCGCACCAACTTCCAAGCCATCCTGGGCGGTCTGGCGTTGGGGCAGCGGATCGACTGGTTCCACGAACGAACCCGCTGGAACGCCACCCAACGTTACCGCGACGAATCCAACGTCTTGGAAACGACCCTTCACTGGCGAGGAGGTGCCATTCGGGTCGAGCAGACCGACTTCGTGGCCGTCTCAGGTACCTGCCCGACCAATCAGGGTGGAGGCGAAGCCCCGGGTCAATATTTCAAACGGTTCCGCATCATCAACTCAGGCCACACCGACCGCGAAGCGCTCTTCGGCGTGGCGGTCTCGGCGGTGATCAACGGCGGCTTTGGCGACGTTTCGTTATTGTGGCGCGACGAGGACCGGGTGCTGATCGCCGCCAACCGGGGTCACGGCCACGCCAACGTCAAACTCGGACGCCTGGCCACCCTGGAATTCGCCCTGGCGCTGGATGATCGCGGTGAAATCCGCTATGAGCCAACCGGCCCGTTTTCAGGGATGCTGTTGCGCCACCTGACCCTGCCGGCCCAGGGCGAGGCGGTGGTCGATCTTCTCGTTAGTGGAGCCTTCACCGGCTGGCTCAACGACACCCACACCTACGACTTCTGGATTCGCCCCGCGCTGGAGTGGTTCCGCTCGACCGACCATGACCAACTCGAAGCCCGCGCTGACGAAGCGTGGCGGACATTCGCCCAGGGACTCCCCCGGCTGGACCTGGGACGGCCCGACCGAGAAGCGATCTTCCGACGCGCTGCCTTAATCGCTGCGTTGCACGGCGACGCCCATCACGGGGGATTCGCGGCCGGCTACGACCGGGGCCTCAACGCCTACTGCGTGCCGCGCCAAGTGGCGATGACTGCCGATCTGTTCTCCCGTTTGGGTCAATTCGACCTGGCCCTCTCCGCCTTCGACTGGTTGGCCCGCGTGGTTCAGGACCAACCGACCCATCGCTACTGGTTCGGCAAGTACACCATCGACGGCGTACCCGAATGGGAAACCCCCGCGATCGACCAAACCGCCATTATCCCTTGGGTGCTGGAACGTCATCTCAAGCGAGCCGGCGACGCCAGCCTGGTCCAACGGTTTTGGCCGATTATCCAACGAGCCGCCGAGGTCTGTATGGGCGACGCCGGCCACCCAGCCATCCGCTGGTTGGACGACCTGCGGCTGGTTCGCAGCGCCGGGCTGTGGGATCGCCGCTATGGAGCCTTCCTTCACTCCAACTGCGCCATCGTGGCCGGTCTAAGAGCCTCAGCCCGAATGGCTCGGATGCTTGGCCACACCCAACTGGCCACGGCCTGGGAGGAACGAGCCGACCTGATCTGGCGTCAGGGTATCCTTGGCGAATCGGACGCCACCGAATCCTTGCACTGTGGCCAATCCCACACCGACCCCACGCCCGCTCAAGTTGGTTCCAACCACGACACAACGGTGACTTCGCCAGCCTCTCCGCCTGCCCTCCTGGACAAATCCTCAAGCCCACCCCGCCCCGGCCTAGTCGATCCAATCACGGGACGATTCCTCGACGCCCGGCGGTTCTCCAAAGTCCATCACTTCTGGCCCGACGACCCCGAACTGCTCATCGACGCCTCCCCCACCATCTCCATCAACCTGCTCTCGGCTCACCTGCCGTTCGGTCTGCTCCCCCCCGACGACCCCCGGGTGGTCCGCAGCGCGGAGGCGATCCTCAATTTCAACCGTCTCCCCGACGACCAACTCGCCCTAGTCCGCTGGAGCCACGACCCCGCCCGTTCGGCCGACTCGGCCTTGGAATTGGGTTTGATCCCCGAGCCGGAACTCTCCGCGCTGGCGACGCTCTGGATGGCTCGCTACTTGTTACAACGCGGTCGAGAAACCGGACGAGTCGAGGATCTTCGCGCTGGTCTGGACTTCCTGGACGCCCTCTTGTCCCGCCTCGACGATCTTGGCACCCGCCTTCGAGTCTCGGCCCGCCCTCGGAGCGAAACCGAGAGGATGGAACAGGGTCTTCTCATGTTTTACGTCTGGCTGCTCGACCTTCACTTGGACCTGGCCGGTCTGGAGATCGATCTTCTGAACCGGGTGGTCCAATTGCGACCGATCTTGCTCCCCGATTGGCCCCGGATCGGTCTGGAGCGCGACTTGCCCGACGGGTCGATCGGCTATAAGCTGGAACAGTCTCAGGATTCCCAGGGCCACCAATTCCATCTGACCGTCACTTCGCGGTTGGCGGACTCTCTGCGTCTGGAAGTCGCCGTGGTCTGTCCCCACTCCGGTCAGTTCGATCGAACTTCCTGGCTGGTTCGGGGAGACCCCTCCCCCATCCCCATCGCAAGCCTGCCACGGTTCGATTCAACCCGTCGCCATCTGGAATTCGAGACCGTCCTGCCGGCGGGCTGCTGGCAAGGGCGTTGGAGCTGGCGTTGCCTCCCGGTATCCACCTCCTCCTGGGTCACGGCCGTGACCAGCCCACCCGCCGCCGATCCTGCGCCCCACACCCCCCGTTTCGCTCAAGAAACCAAATCCAACCCGGCTCGTCTCTAA
- a CDS encoding outer membrane beta-barrel protein — protein MSVPGSSGGAIGIPPATPSPSPLVSPLVQPGPPSRVSRQIPEVVWSGSESERSDDRAAVGFQTPLVGERDEARWNAQRFGWEWWGRREWDAPSLRPASPVLPGPSGPLVEGPGWDSRSSEASGDWPRWTLSGLIQGSGALTLSDSSNRTSCAVPNLNRPLPRPNGATLNQIVARLDLSWNDATADRFGLTAQLDGLMGSDAGLTRPGRAERRFPPTRLDQFDLPQARLDLLWPGELAGGRLRLGGGRFPSPFGIEGLYANERPLPSFTLARSFAQPLTLTGATLGWTRSDGRVTLLLGSSNGWDRGWDRRARFGFLGGYSVQGADGRTRWSLGAIVGPNAAPRFLPGRTPPGFRPGQEDPLANHSTRSALIASLSRDWTERVSQAFELTAGWEDQVPGVGRFGLRDQAQWFGGATWLTWTPTPTLGLVARGEVFRDDDGARTGWATTFASATLGLSWRPRPTWTLRPEFRYDHSDASAGRGALGDRVGFALDAVVSF, from the coding sequence ATGAGTGTTCCAGGTTCCTCGGGTGGGGCGATCGGGATCCCGCCGGCGACGCCCTCGCCGTCACCCTTGGTGTCACCGTTGGTTCAACCAGGGCCACCCTCGCGCGTGTCGAGGCAGATTCCCGAAGTGGTCTGGTCTGGTTCGGAGTCGGAGAGGTCCGACGATCGGGCGGCCGTGGGATTTCAAACTCCTTTGGTTGGGGAACGCGACGAGGCGCGATGGAACGCCCAGCGGTTCGGCTGGGAATGGTGGGGGCGTCGGGAGTGGGATGCCCCCTCCCTCCGGCCTGCCTCACCGGTGTTGCCGGGGCCGTCCGGACCTTTGGTGGAAGGGCCGGGGTGGGATTCGCGTTCCAGCGAGGCGTCGGGGGATTGGCCGCGCTGGACGCTATCGGGTCTGATTCAAGGGAGTGGCGCGTTGACGTTGAGCGACTCGTCGAATCGGACGTCCTGTGCCGTGCCAAACCTAAACCGACCGCTTCCCCGTCCCAATGGCGCGACGCTCAATCAAATCGTGGCGAGACTGGATCTCAGTTGGAACGACGCCACGGCCGATCGGTTTGGCCTGACGGCCCAGCTGGATGGGTTGATGGGTTCCGACGCCGGTTTGACCCGTCCTGGACGAGCCGAGCGCCGGTTTCCCCCCACCCGCCTCGATCAATTCGACCTACCCCAAGCGCGTTTAGATCTGCTTTGGCCGGGCGAGTTGGCAGGCGGTCGTTTGAGGTTGGGCGGTGGGCGGTTTCCCTCGCCTTTTGGCATCGAAGGTCTCTACGCCAACGAACGGCCCCTACCCTCGTTCACCTTGGCCCGTTCCTTCGCTCAGCCGTTGACCTTGACTGGAGCGACCTTGGGTTGGACCCGCTCCGACGGCCGGGTTACCCTTCTCCTGGGGTCAAGCAACGGCTGGGATCGAGGTTGGGACCGACGCGCTCGGTTTGGGTTTTTGGGGGGATACTCGGTCCAAGGGGCGGATGGTCGCACCCGCTGGAGTTTGGGGGCGATCGTGGGACCCAACGCCGCGCCTCGGTTCCTGCCGGGCCGCACACCGCCGGGGTTCCGTCCGGGGCAGGAGGATCCGTTAGCCAACCACTCCACCCGTTCGGCGCTGATCGCTTCACTGAGCCGTGACTGGACCGAGCGGGTCAGCCAGGCGTTCGAGTTGACGGCAGGTTGGGAGGATCAGGTTCCGGGGGTGGGGCGTTTCGGTTTGCGCGACCAGGCGCAGTGGTTTGGCGGAGCCACCTGGTTGACGTGGACCCCCACGCCCACCCTGGGACTGGTTGCCCGCGGGGAGGTTTTCCGGGACGACGACGGAGCGCGAACCGGCTGGGCGACCACGTTTGCCTCGGCCACCCTGGGACTTTCGTGGCGTCCCCGGCCTACCTGGACGCTGCGTCCCGAGTTTCGCTACGACCATTCGGACGCCTCGGCGGGCCGTGGAGCCCTAGGGGATCGTGTCGGGTTCGCTTTGGATGCCGTGGTGAGCTTTTAG
- a CDS encoding 6-pyruvoyl trahydropterin synthase family protein — protein sequence MTMPNPPALAGHYRVRVTKDHLVFAAGHFITYNGDHCERIHGHNYRVAVEVEGPLDDNHYVFDFIALLELSRSIVAEWDHRMLLPDGSGLIAVHDDPGEGPAHVRVCYKERRWVFPKEECVILPIPNTTTELLARLFGQRLWERMGQQGLKPPSVLRVEVEENFGQMAAAEWRNPSE from the coding sequence ATGACGATGCCCAATCCGCCCGCGTTGGCTGGACATTATCGCGTTCGGGTGACCAAGGATCATCTCGTGTTCGCCGCTGGTCATTTCATTACCTATAACGGCGATCATTGCGAACGAATCCACGGCCATAACTATCGAGTCGCGGTCGAGGTCGAAGGGCCGCTGGATGACAACCACTACGTCTTCGACTTCATCGCGCTGCTTGAACTTAGCCGTTCGATTGTGGCCGAATGGGATCATCGGATGCTGCTGCCCGACGGCTCGGGATTGATCGCCGTTCATGACGATCCCGGCGAAGGGCCGGCTCATGTGCGGGTTTGCTACAAGGAACGCCGTTGGGTCTTCCCCAAGGAAGAGTGCGTCATCCTACCTATCCCCAACACCACCACCGAACTTCTAGCGCGTCTCTTCGGCCAGCGGCTCTGGGAGCGGATGGGTCAACAAGGTCTGAAACCGCCCTCGGTGTTGCGGGTGGAGGTCGAGGAGAATTTCGGCCAAATGGCCGCCGCCGAATGGCGGAACCCATCGGAATAA